In Fusobacterium sp. SYSU M8D902, the DNA window GCTTAGCTAGAACTTGTCCTCTTTCTACGTCTTCTTTCTTAGTTCCTCTTAATAATGCTCCGATGTTGTCTCCTGCTTGTCCTTGGTCAAGTAGTTTTCTGAACATCTCTACTCCTGTACAAGTTGTTTTTGTAGTTGGTTTTATTCCTACTATTTCAACTTCTTCTCCAACTTTGATGATTCCTCTTTCTACTCTTCCAGTTACAACTGTTCCTCTTCCTGTGATTGTGAATACATCTTCTATTGGCATTAAGAATGGTTGGTCTACTGCTCTTTCTGGAGTTGGGATATACTCATCTACTGCGTTCATTAATTCCATGATTTTGTCTACCCATTGTTGCTCTCCATTTAATGCTCCTAATGAAGATCCAGCTACTACAGGGATGTCATCTCCTGGGAATCCGTACTCAGTTAATAACTCTCTTACTTCCATTTCTACTAATTCTAGTAACTCAGC includes these proteins:
- a CDS encoding elongation factor Tu, producing AELLELVEMEVRELLTEYGFPGDDIPVVAGSSLGALNGEQQWVDKIMELMNAVDEYIPTPERAVDQPFLMPIEDVFTITGRGTVVTGRVERGIIKVGEEVEIVGIKPTTKTTCTGVEMFRKLLDQGQAGDNIGALLRGTKKEDVERGQVLAKPGSITPHTNFRSEVYVLTKEEGGRHTPFFSGYRPQFYFRTTDITGAITLPEGVEMVMPGDNIEMRVELIHAIAMETGLRFAIREGGRTVASGVVAEILK